A section of the Osmia lignaria lignaria isolate PbOS001 chromosome 3, iyOsmLign1, whole genome shotgun sequence genome encodes:
- the cno gene encoding adherens junction formation factor afadin isoform X13, translated as MMYERRKYLNEQDGRMNRSKDTAYLSAEKRKQQNKRKDTEDQWKIVMATELANKKAEREALRGVIQQWNANRLDLFELSEPNEDLEFHGVMRFYFQDSGQKVATKCIRVASDATSQAVIETLIEKFRPDMRMLSVPEYALYEIHENGDERKLGLDEKPLLVQLNWHIDDREGRFLLRRIDDKTNAQGVGFSSSEGSSFRRKLSKREKKQMKKQEKLSRLKSLEQEENTVPLDQNGVAEKLYTELPETSFTRSISNPEAVMRRRRQQKLERKLQQFRSKDGGPDTGGTLKIYGEALCKDVPYKTLLLSVRDSAVHVVREMLSKYGLEKVDPQQYCLVQVNSEHVNGGSQQEYILDDDECPLAILMNHPSARGSIMFHVRRRPADYVPRKRKKKPSGKWNELDHRYEDERLPFLLELNPDGSDVPNGAGARHRLQPNVTEVGSERPIGPQAVQAQTLTLTGPTVMPRHCVIAFTENIVTLTPCSRDAHTYVNNQRIHQTTILQNGAIVKFGRLHTFRFIDPAPEERIRQRHESTRQIEYGYDRLLLYRRRSPDLTGQETNVERYGSTSGTPNSGQNQGSQNQGQANQEQASHPSSPSKSTTNSAVGHPQSPTHASESTHNYETTFDLDGNVETASLTSSRDGNRTLQNDRQVRGTDPILPAVLEFLEETEETFFHAVITDVEPSAPQFKLAPTYTLYLAARYRASTHYRPELQPTERAHRLTVMLANVATMIQRVIQERYMDASSLALWLANGSELLHMLKNDRHVGAFSTRAQDILTEAVHAAFASLVRCISLELAPAMSQFMADADEPAKEAGVLQIFSNTMALLRRCRVNAALTIQLFSHLFHAINATAFNSLVSNTNLCVRWFGRRLKARLNALETWAERQGLELASQCHLATIMQATHLLQAPKYNAEELATLSSTCFKLNSLQVRALLQKYQPAADEPRLPAELIENVVRVAESVADTLARADGREIRLEEEPTLALALLLPEDGYSCEVIRGVPPGLAEFLAPLQRDGLCRMAPQPTSSGYWTIYMIDHHNNFRSPSAMSNRSGSGYSCNAGGPNSSQPEIHVIKLHKSTNGMGLSIVAAKGAGQDRLGIYIKSVVAGGAADADGRLTAGDQLLKVDGQSLVGITQEKAAEYLVRTGPIVTLEVAKQGAIYHGLATLLSQPSPVMSRDVGTDGKQQHEVFNPGYSRASSSNSVTPPVTQPLPMNAINGSTSLRSRSSHNLHDPTRIGTLPPSGLLVGRQQSSPNLNPGQATTNNNASSNVNAALNVLQGNEAERFYQNLSIYRNQDGTAKQRYSPSQHLEERNLLQPQKNSRGSQNSLNRPGTFETSQIRDRPISAYVPQNQQQSYLGGQSQSQSQSQSQSQLYSQQGCAPPPPRSQSSRDMIRQEAKLQEMQEEVRRRELRGGVPVPSNQYRPNTAYNVKANTIASTSSSVRPTKSLGSQPNLGSSPPVTVPTSPISVSSHSAKQVGTSSYGYLDPQYGSYMIQHSKSPHMHPHQHQHQHQHQSQSQAQPQSQPQSQPQPQPQPQPQPQPQPQHQHQHPHQYSHQHQYQHPHYHHHQNMQQQNFVHVQYGTTPPSRGKSELTRLQPNGMMLEYGRDQNSQETDQSQRLTIGSQYYLNGNSDVRNEQYAGENSMNRSQIAAEGNTLMTNEMTPIRPTLPEEGYTESPPPPPPNTSTHPLYNKQSDSRYTASMQDPPRGGYYPANGMGSALQPRQYQYSATNPWQREEREKEQARRREAARQWRDQQIAELSALPHRTPQQEEQLRALQLERDFQKRAEEVANQQDDDEESNDLDAESIQRLQGLLRTTTVQERNNASEPQVNLSRNNVANQSVRGNYAAQSLDRTVHGTSIITHGADASQTSQNVQTNCLSQQENSNSHSSSNFQHEQSMQMQNSAGQMQISSLIQSNTAQKSGSHGPIQSIEDKDMHRRSDEIKRRQLELDEVQKKKEEDANKQQQIQQMYQQQQQQQQQHLHHHHHHHLQQPQSHIKSQQMLHPNMLRLDNLSINGLTSSSTQNGNNDAPLPPERGSSFAVMSQTGVLRSNNSNSSNIMTLTSPQSTTVKRVSFHDSNANVESVQRNVSSGNLTAIPSTTMDVISEDPNIFINDAEMLLASPKTPEGPGIPISGSTPGVIGAQEVYKDPRQRRLAEKQKQQQQNSQVGPVPEKLSFKEKMKMFAMETGEDGTPRDKVKISRAQREIDNIGNPTTALISNNGNNSSNNYNNNNGNNINAVTTNNTNNSNSSSSSSSSNNNAHNNRN; from the exons ATGATgtacgaaagaagaaaatatttaaacgaaCAAGATGGTAGGATGAATCGATCGAAAGATACCGCGTATTTATCAGCTGAGAAAAGAAAACAACAGAACAAAAGAAAAGATACAGAGGATCAATGGAAAATAGT AATGGCCACGGAGCTGGCAAATAAGAAAGCTGAGCGCGAAGCTCTGCGTGGCGTAATTCAACAATGGAACGCCAATAGATTGGATCTGTTTGAACTTTCGGAACCGAACGAG GATTTGGAGTTTCACGGTGTAATGAGATTTTATTTTCAAGACAGCGGTCAGAAAGTGGCGACAAAATGTATTAGGGTAGCATCAGATGCGACGAGTCAAGCGGTGATCGAaactttaattgaaaaattccgTCCAGATATGCGAATGCTCTCGGTTCCGGAGTATGCGCTTTACGAAATACACGAAAACGGCG ACGAACGTAAACTCGGTCTGGATGAGAAACCACTGCTGGTGCAGCTAAATTGGCACATCGATGATCGAGAAGGACGTTTTCTGTTGAGGAGGATCGATGATAAGACGAACGCGCAAGGCGTAGGCTTCTCTTCTTCGGAGGGGTCCAGCTTTCGTAGAAAGCTGAGCAAACGGGAAAAGAAACAGATGAAGAAACAAGAAAAACTGAGTCGCCTAAAGAGTTTGGAACAAGAGGAAAACACAGTGCCCCTCGATCAGAATGGCGTGGCTGAAAAATTGTACACGG AATTGCCGGAAACTAGCTTTACCAGAAGCATTTCGAATCCGGAAGCCGTGATGAGGAGGCGACGTCAGCAAAAGTTGGAAAGAAAACTGCAGCAGTTTCGCAGCAAGGATGGTGGCCCGGACACCGGTGGGACATTGAAGATTTACGGCGAAGCGCTTTGCAAGGATGTACCGTATAAAACGCTACTTCTGAGCGTACGAGATTCAGCGGTTCACGTTGTGCGAGAGATGCTCTCCAAATACGGTTTAGAGAAGGTTGATCCGCAGCAGTATTGTCTCGTGCAG GTAAATAGCGAACACGTTAACGGAGGATCTCAACAGGAATACATATTGGACGACGACGAATGCCCTCTAGCTATTCTCATGAATCATCCTTCTGCACGAG GTTCCATCATGTTTCATGTCCGAAGAAGGCCTGCCGATTACGTGCCTCGGAAACGGAAGAAAAAGCCTAGTGGCAAGTGGAACGAACTCGATCACAG ATACGAAGATGAAAGATTGCCCTTTTTACTGGAATTGAATCCTGACGGGAGCGACGTTCCAAATGGAGCTGGTGCAAGACATCGGTTACAACCTAACGTGACGGAGGTGGGTTCGGAAAGACCGATAGGCCCTCAAGCTGTTCAAGCTCAAACTCTCACGTTGACTGGACCGACTGTTATGCCGAGACACTGTGTGATCGCTTTTACGGAAAATATCGTTACTCTCACCCCTTGCTCCAGGGATGCTCACACATACGTGAACAACCAACGGATACATCAAACGACGATACTCCAG AACGGAGCGATCGTGAAATTCGGCAGACTGCATACCTTTCGGTTCATCGATCCGGCACCCGAAGAACGCATCAGACAACGACACGAGTCTACGAGGCAAATCGAATACGGTTACGATCG CTTGCTTCTGTACCGTAGACGCTCGCCAGACTTGACTGGTCAGGAGACAAACGTGGAGCGATACGGCTCGACATCCGGCACTCCGAACAGCGGACAGAATCAAGGGTCGCAGAATCAGGGCCAGGCGAATCAAGAACAAGCTTCTCATCCATCTAGTCCGAGCAAATCGACGACTAATTCCGCTGTTGGTCATCCTCAAAGTCCGACGCACGCGTCAGAGTCCACCCATAATTACGAGACTACGTTTGATCTCGATGGAAACGTTGAGACTGCCAGTTTAACCAGCAGCAGAGACGGTAACAG GACGTTGCAAAATGATCGGCAAGTACGTGGCACGGATCCAATTTTGCCAGCCGTGCTGGAGTTCCTGGAGGAAACGGAGGAAACGTTTTTCCACGCGGTGATCACGGACGTGGAACCGTCCGCGCCTCAATTCAAACTTGCACCAACGTATACGCTTTATCTGGCAGCGAGGTACCGGGCAAGTACGCATTACAGGCCAGAGCTACAACCGACGGAAAGGGCGCACAGGTTGACCGTGATGCTGGCGAATGTTGCCACCATGATACAACGCGTGATACAG GAACGATACATGGACGCGTCTTCTCTGGCGCTGTGGTTGGCAAACGGGTCAGAATTATTGCACATGCTGAAGAACGATCGACACGTGGGTGCGTTCTCGACAAGAGCGCAAGACATTCTGACGGAAGCTGTTCACGCTGCATTCGCATCTTTAGTGCGATGTATATCTTTAGAGCTAGCTCCTGCAATGTCTCAGTTCATGGCTGACGCCGACGAGCCTGCGAAAGAGGCCGgggttttacaaatattttccaACACGATGGCTCTGCTAAGGCGGTGCAGAGTAAATGCCGCTCTCACTATTCAATTGTTCAGCCACTTGTTTCACGCGATCAACGCGACAGCTTTCAACTCGTTGGTCTCGAATACGAATTTGTGCGTCCGATGGTTCGGTCGTCGATTGAAAGCAAGATTGAACGCGCTCGAGACCTGGGCCGAGAGGCAGGGTCTCGAATTGGCGAGCCAGTGCCATTTGGCGACGATCATGCAAGCGACGCACTTGCTACAGGCGCCGAAATACAACGCGGAGGAGCTTGCCACCTTAAGCTCCACGTGTTTCAAATTGAATTCTCTTCAGGTCAGGGCGTTGTTACAAAAGTATCAACCAGCCGCTGACGAACCGAGACTTCCAGCGGAACTGATCGAGAACGTGGTACGAGTAGCGGAGAGTGTGGCCGACACGCTAGCGCGTGCTGACGGCAGAGAGATTCGACTCGAGGAAGAGCCAACGCTCGCGTTGGCGCTTCTTCTGCCCGAGGATGGGTACAGTTGCGAGGTGATACGCGGAGTTCCACCAGGATTAGCAGAATTCTTAGCACCGTTGCAACGAGACGGTCTATGTCGAATGGCTCCGCAGCCTACGAGCAGCGGATACTGGACCATATACATGATCGATCATCACAACAAT TTTCGCAGTCCCAGCGCGATGAGTAACAGATCCGGTAGCGGCTATTCCTGTAACGCAGGAGGACCAAATTCCTCTCAGCCAGAGATACACGTGATCAAATTACACAAATCTACCAACGGGATGGGTTTGAGCATTGTCGCGGCAAAG GGCGCCGGTCAAGATAGGCTGGGAATATATATAAAAAGCGTGGTTGCAGGTGGTGCCGCCGATGCT GATGGTAGATTGACGGCTGGCGATCAACTGCTCAAGGTTGACGGACAAAGTTTAGTTGGAATTACTCAAGAAAA AGCCGCCGAGTATCTGGTGCGCACGGGACCGATAGTGACCCTCGAAGTTGCCAAGCAGGGTGCCATATATCATGGTTTGGCTACTTTATTGTCGCAACCGTCACCGGTTATGAGCAGAG ACGTAGGTACCGATGGTAAGCAACAGCACGAGGTATTCAACCCTGGTTATAGCAGAGCATCTTCCAGTAATAGCGTTACTCCGCCAGTCACCCAGCCGTTGCCAATGAACGCCATTAATGGCTCAACGTCGTTACGTTCTCG TTCCAGTCATAATTTACACGACCCGACGAGAATCGGTACGTTACCGCCGAGCGGTCTTCTGGTCGGTAGACAACAATCCTCTCCGAATTTGAATCCTGGTCAAGCAACAACGAATAACAATGCTTCGAGTAACGTTAACGCGGCCTTGAACGTGCTTCAAGGTAACGAAGCTGAAAGGTTTTATCAGAATTTGAGTATCTACAGGAATCAAGACGGCACGGCGAAACAACGATATAGTCCATCTCAACATTTGGAGGAGAG AAATCTTCTGCAGCCGCAGAAGAACTCGAGAGGTTCGCAAAATTCTTTGAATCGACCGGGAACGTTTGAAACTAGCCAAATCAGAGACCGTCCAATATCCGCTTACGTACCTCAAAACCAACAACAGTCTTATTTAGGCGGGCAATCGCAGTCGCAGTCGCAGTCGCAATCGCAATCGCAATTGTATTCGCAACAAGGATGCGCACCGCCACCTCCGAGATCTCAGTCCTCGCGAGACATGATACGACAGGAAGCAAAACTTCAGGAAATGCAGGAAGAAGTGAGAAGACGAGAATTGCGGGGTGGCGTGCCAGTTCCATCGAATCAATATCGACCAAATACCGCGTACAATGTAAAAGCAAATACGATTGCATCGACAAGTTCCTCCGTTCGTCCGACGAAATCTCTTGGTTCTCAACCAAATTTGGGATCGAGTCCGCCGGTGACGGTGCCCACATCTCCGATTTCGGTATCCAGCCATAGCGCGAAACAAGTTGGTACCTCTAGTTACGGTTACTTGGATCCGCAGTATGGATCGTACATGATCCAACACAGCAAGTCCCCGCATATGCATCCGCATCAACATCAACACCAGCATCAGCATCAATCTCAATCTCAAGCTCAACCTCAATCTCAGCCTCAGTCTCAACCTCAACCTCAACCTCAACCTCAACCTCAACCTCAACCTCAACCTCAACATCAGCATCAACACCCGCATCAATACTCTCATCAACACCAATACCAACATCCGCATTACCATCACCATCAGAACATGCAACAGCAGAACTTTGTGCACGTCCAATACGGCACTACGCCTCCATCGAGAGGAAAAAGCGAATTGACGCGATTACAACCGAATGGAATGATGCTCGAATATGGAAGAGATCAGAACTCTCAAGAAACTGATCAAAGTCAACGTCTTACCATTGGATCGCAGTAttatttaaatggaaattcGGACGTACGAAACGAACAGTACGCTGGTGAAAATAGCATGAATAGATCACAGATCGCGGCAGAAGGTAATACTTTGATGACTAATGAGATGACTCCGATTAGACCCACCCTTCCGGAAGAGGGATACACCGAAAGCCCTCCGCCACCGCCACCAAACACTTCGACTCATCCTCTTTATAACAAACAGTCGGATTCGAG ATACACCGCGAGTATGCAGGATCCTCCTCGCGGCGGATATTACCCGGCTAACGGGATGGGAAGCGCGTTGCAACCGCGTCAGTATCAGTACAGTGCCACGAATCCTTGGCagcgagaagaaagagaaaag GAACAAGCGCGCAGAAGGGAAGCGGCAAGACAATGGCGGGACCAACAAATAGCGGAATTAAGCGCGTTACCTCATAGAACTCCCCAACAGGAAGAACAGCTTAGAGCGCTCCAGTTGGAGAGGGATTTTCAAAAGAGAGCCGAAGAGGTCGCTAATCAACAAGACGATGACGAGGAAAGCAATGATTTGGACGCAGAGAGTATACAGCGACTTCAAGGGTTGCTTCGTACAACGACGGTTCAAGAACGAAACAATGCATCGGAACCACAGGTCAATCTGtccagaaacaacgtggccaaTCAATCCGTCAGAGGAAACTATGCTGCACAAAGCCTGGATAGAACCGTGCATGGTACGAGTATTATCACGCACGGGGCTGACGCATCGCAAACTTCCCAAAACGTTCAAACGAATTGTTTAAGCCAGCAAGAAAACTCTAATTCCCATTCGTCGTCGAACTTTCAACACGAGCAAAGCATGCAAATGCAAAATAGTGCCGGACAAATGCAGATATCATCCTTAATTCAATCGAATACTGCTCAAAAGTCCGGCTCCCATGGTCCTATTCAGTCCATCGAAGACAAAGATATGCATCGTAGATCAGATGAGATTAAACGAAGGCAGTTGGAACTCGATGAAgttcagaaaaagaaagaggaagatgcTAATAAGCAGCAACAAATTCAACAGATGtatcaacagcagcaacaacagcaacaacagcatctccaccatcatcaccatcatcatttGCAGCAACCGCAATCTCATATCAAGAGTCAACAAATGTTACATCCTAATATGTTACGGTTGGATAACTTGTCCATTAATGGACTCACCTCGTCTT CTACACAAAATGGTAATAACGACGCGCCTCTGCCACCGGAACGAGGTTCCAGTTTTGCGGTGATGTCGCAGACTGGGGTACTCCGATCGAACAATTCAAATTCATCGAATATTATGACATTAACTTCCCCGCAATCAACGACCGTCAAGAGAGTCTCCTTTCATGATTCGAACGCAAACGTGGAATCAGTACAACGAAATGTATCGTCTGGAAATTTAACCGCGATTCCGTCCACAACTATGGATGTCATTTCAGAAGATCCAAAC ATTTTCATCAACGATGCTGAAATGTTATTGGCATCTCCAAAGACGCCCGAAGGACCTGGTATACCAATTAGCGGTAGTACACCTGGCGTGATAGGCGCTCAAGAAGTTTACAA GGATCCGAGGCAAAGACGACTTGCTGAAAAGCAAAAACAACAGCAACAAAATTCTCAAGTTGGACCAGTACCTGAGAAACTAAGTTTCAAGGAGAAAATGAAGATGTTTGCGATGGAAACGGGAGAAGATGGAACACCACGGGATAAGGTGAAAATTTCGCGTGCTCAACGCGAAATAGATAACATAGGTAATCCTACTACTGCACTGATCAGCAATAACGGCAACAACAGCAGTAATAATTACAACAACAATAACGGTAACAATATCAATGCCGTTACTACTAACAATACAAACAatagcaacagcagcagcagcagcagcagcagcaacaacaacgcTCATAACAATAGGAATTAA